From Astyanax mexicanus isolate ESR-SI-001 chromosome 13, AstMex3_surface, whole genome shotgun sequence, the proteins below share one genomic window:
- the sdcbp2 gene encoding syntenin-2, with protein sequence MSLYPSLEDLKVDKVMRAQSQFAQSTSTPPAITEGAYQPAALTMPSSSLYPNLEELGDYMGLRLNSDEVQRNLALVPAADNQVAVPSGVGGMVRPVTGADVGIRRAEIRQGLREVILCKDQDRKVGLRLRDVDNGVFIQLVQANSPAALAGLRFGDQVLQINGQNCAGWSTDKAHKALKAAAEQRIELVVRDRPFQRTITMHKDSSGHVGFIYKSGRITSLVKDGSAARNGLLTDHYICEINGQNVIGLKDSQIKDILNTSPTAMTITIMPKIIYEHMIKRMSSGLLKSAMDHSVPEV encoded by the exons ATGTCTCTGTATCCATCACTGGAGGACCTGAAGGTGGACAAGGTCATGAGG GCACAATCCCAGTTTGCCCAGTCGACCTCCACTCCCCCGGCCATCACCGAAGGTGCATACCAGCCTGCCGCGCTGACCATGCCGAGCTCAA GCCTCTACCCAAACCTAGAGGAACTAGGGGACTACATGGGACTGCGTCTCAACAGCGATGAGGTGCAGAGAAACCTGGCACTTGTCCCAGCTGCAGATAAT cAGGTGGCCGTGCCATCAGGTGTAGGTGGCATGGTGCGCCCAGTGACTGGTGCCGATGTGGGAATCAGGAGGGCAGAGATCCGCCAAGGCCTGCGGGAGGTTATCCTCTGCAAAGACCAGGACAGGAAGGTCGGCCTCCGGCTGAGAGATGTCGACAAT GGTGTGTTCATTCAGCTGGTGCAAGCAAACTCTCCTGCAGCGCTGGCTGGCCTGCGTTTTGGGGACCAAGTGCTGCAGATCAACGGGCAGAACTGCGCTGGCTGGAGCACAGACAAGGCCCACAAGGCTCTGAAGGCAGCAGCTGAACAGCGCATTGAGCTGGTGGTCCGTGACAG GCCCTTCCAGCGCACAATCACAATGCACAAGGACAGCTCCGGCCACGTGGGCTTCATCTATAAGTCTGGCCGCATCACTTCTCTGGTGAAGGACGGCTCTGCTGCTCGTAATGGCCTCCTCACTGACCACTACATCTGTGAGATTAATGGCCAGAATGTCATTGGACTCAAG GACTCTCAGATTAAAGATATCCTGAACACTTCTCCCACTGCCATGACCATCACTATTATGCCCAAGATCATCTATGAGCACATGATTAAGAG GATGTCAAGCGGCCTGCTGAAGTCAGCCATGGACCACTCCGTGCCTGAGGTCTGA